Part of the Arthrobacter sp. MMS18-M83 genome is shown below.
AGCTGGGCGTTGCCCACGGTGCGCATCGCGTGATGGATGCGCCCGCCGCCGAGCCGCGTTTGGGCGACACCAAAGGCATTGCCCTTTTCGCCCAGGAGCGCGGAGGCAGGCACGCGGACGTTGGCGTAGCGAACAAGGGCCTCGGAGCCGTCATGCTCCGGTTCGCCCAGATGGGCAAGATTGCGAACAATCTCGATGCCTGGCGTCTCGGCCGGGACCAGGAACATCGACATCCGATTCACGACAGGGGCCTCAGGATCGGTCACTGCCATCACGATGAAGAAGGAGGCCCACCGTGCATTCGAGGAGAAGAACTTCTCCCCGCTGATGACCCAATCGGAACCGTCACGAACAGCCTCTGTGGTGAAGATTCCGGGGTCAGCCCCGCCCTGTGGTTCCGTCATCGAAAAACAGGAGACAATCTCCCCGTCGAGGAGTGGCTGAAGGTACGCCGCTTTCTGCTCTGGCGTGCCGTAATGAGCGATGATTTCCGCGTTGCCGGTGTCAGGGGCCTGGGTGCCGAAGATCCGCGGACCCCAGATGGACTTGCCGAGGATCTCGTTGAGCAGCCCAAGCTTGAGCTGGCCGTAGCCCTTGCCGCCGAGTTCGGGGCCTAGATGGCAGGCCCACAGGCCCTGGTCGCGCACGGCCTGCTTGAGCGGGTCGACAATGGCCCGCTGCTGGTCGGTCATCGGCCGATAGACGTCATGCGGCCAGAGCAGGTCCACAGGCCAGACCTTTTCCCTGATGAAGGTATCGGTCCAGTCGAGTAATTCCTGGAATTCGGGTTCGACGGAAAAATCCCAAGCCATAGTGGTGCTCCTAATGAGAAATGTGAGGAAATACTGACAGAAAGTCCGGAGCCGGCTACTTCAGGCCGCCGTCGACCCGGATGGTCGCCCCGGTGGTGTAGCTGGACGCATCGGATGCCAGATACAGGGCCGCACCAACGATTTCGTGCGGCTGTCCGGCCCGCTGCAACGCTGTGGTCTTCTGGATCGTGGCGTTGAATACGTCCATATCCCAGGCCTTGGAGACGTCGGTCAGCATTGTCCCGGACATCAGTGTATTGACGCGCACAGTGGGACCGAACGCCTGGGCGAGGCCCTCGCTCATCGAGTTCAGCGCAGCCTTGGCTCCCGCATACGGGATGATGCCTTTGCTCGACCGGATAGAACCGCTGGAACTGACGTTGATGATCGATCCGCTGCCCGCCTTGACCATGCGCTCCCCCACCAGCGCGGAGAGCCGGAACGGACCCTTGAAGTTCAGATTGACCACGCTGTCGAAGAGTCGCTCGGAGACGTCGGAAAGTTCCCCATAGAGCGGAGACATTCCTGCGTTATTGATGAGCACATCGATCTTGCCAAAGCGCTCAAATACCGCATCGACCAGACCGTCGAGCTCATCCCAGCGTCCCACATGCACACCGTAGGCCAGTGCCTGCCGCCCGGTAGTTTCCTTGACCTCCTTGGCCACCAGCTCGCAGGTCTCGAGATTGCGGCTGGCGATCACCACGTCCGCACCCGCCCGGGCTGCGGCCAGGACGATCTTTTTTCCCAGGCCGCGGCTTCCGCCGGTAACCAGCACCACCTTGTCGGTGAGGTCGAACAATTCATTTACGTAACTCATGTCAGTTTCCTCTTGGTGTGAGCGTCCGCGACAGTTCCGCCGCTTTGCGCATAAGTTCCAGGATCATGGCGCCGAAGCTCTCGAATTTGGGATCGACAGTCCCGTCTGAGGCGTTACGCGCGTAACTCATTTCCAGCACAATGGCGAGCTTCCACCGCGCCAATATCACGTAGTAATCAATGTCTTCGGTGGAGCGTCCGCTGATCCGCTCATAGTGTTCAAGGAGATCATCGCGCGCGGGCATCCCGTCCAGGTTCAGGTAGCGGGAGGCGGTCATGTCATCGCCCTCCGGCCCCCAGGACATCAAAGCCCAGCCCAGGTCAAGCAGCGGGTCGCCAATCGTGGTCATTTCCCAGTCGATGACGGCCGCCAGGCTGGTCGGCATGTGATTGCTGAACATCACGTTGGCAAACTGGTAGTCGCCGTGCATGATGCCCGGTTCCCACTGCCGCGGACGGTTGCGGCGCAGCCACTCCGAGGTCTCCTCGAGCCCTGGCAGCTCACGAAACTGGTATTTCTTCAAGAAGGCCAGCCAGCGGTCAACCTGCCGATCGTGGAACCCATCCGGCCGCCCGAAGTCCGCGAGGCCACGTGCTTTCCAATCCACCCGGCTCAGCAGCGCGGCACCCTCAACCAGGCCGAAGGCCAAAGGTGCCTTGGCGTTTGAGTCCGAATTGAACGACGCCGGCCAGCCCTCAGATCCGCTGGGCGACCATCCGTCGATCTCCTTCATGAGGTAGAACGGAGCTCCCAGCACATCGGCATCATCGCAGCCGGCCACCAGTTCCGCATGCGGGACATCAGTGCCCTTCAAGGCTCGCAGCAGCGCGATTTCCCGCCGCAGCCCATCGTGGCGTTTGGCATCCGATCCCGCCGGCGGGGTGCGCAGTACGACCCGCTGGTCACCCTGGGTGACCAGATACAACTCGTTCTGCGAGCCGCCGCTAAGCCTAGAAAGATGCGGAACTTCGCCTGCACCGGGGAGGTTCTGTTCATTCATCCAGCGGGCGAGCCGTTGCGGCTCCACGGCCGGCGGGGCGGATGTTTCCAAGTCGTTGGTTGTCATAAGGACAGAATGACATTCTCGTTGTAAAGAATCAAGATCTGCTTCTAAAGAATATCTTTCTGAATGTCCCTGTAGACTGTTCTTCATGAGAGTGAATGACGCACCTTTTCCGGTCCGGGCAGCAGTGGATCGTGCACTAGCGAAACAGACGCAGGAAGCGACGCGGGATGTCGAGTCGATTCTTGATGCCGCACTCCGCGTGGCGCAGCGGTGTGCGCCCGAGGCCCCGCGCGTAGCGGATATCGTTGCCGAGGCGGGTATTTCGAACCAAGCCTTCTACCGGTACTTCGCAGGCAAGGACGAACTCCTGAATGCCGTCTTTGAACGCGGGATCCAGCGACTGCACACCTATCTGGTCCACCAGATGGAAAAAGAGTCGGATCCGCGGGAGCAGATCACAGCTTGGATCCGAGGGATTCTGACCCAGGTGACGGATCAGACGGCAGCCCATCAAAGTGCCGCAGTCGTCCGGCAAATCAATCGGGGCGGCCAGCCAGACAACGGGTCCGGGCCACTCACCGCCCTCGGCGGGATGTTGGTGGACCCGATCAGGCAAGCTGGCAGCCGGGAGCCAGAGCTGGACGCGCAGGTCATCCTGGAGGCTGTCACCGGCACTCTCCGCCGGCACCTGAGTGCACTGACCGCACCGGACCAGGCCGAGAGCGCCCACATCGTGGCCTTCTGCCTGCGCGGACTCGCCGTCTGAGCCGCAGTTGAAAAGGAACCGGCACCCCGATCCGGAATAACATCACAGCCGGCCCGGCTCAGCCGCACAATCCACAGAACCATGGCCAGGAGCACAATGAAAACGGTTGGAAACACCGTGCCGGCACCTATGGCACTGACGAATCTTCGTGACCTGGGGGGCCTGCCCGTCGAGGGCGGAATCACCGCACACGGGGTGGCCTGGCGGTCCGACGACGTATCCTGCGTCCCAGGCGATGAAGCAACCGTGCTCCATCGGAATGGGTTGCGTACCGTCATTGACCTGCGGTCCCCGCGGGAAGCGTCCTTTACCGGGCGTGGGCCGCTGGGGACACTCTCAGCAGTTTCTTACCACCACATACCGTTAACGGCCGACGTAGCTGTACCCAGACCGGGTGACAGCTCGGCGATGAGTCTAGCCAGCGGGGCGCAGGCCTTCGGCCGATGGTATGCCGCTCTGGTCGAAGAGCGGGCGGCAGAAATTGCCCTGGTCCTGAACATTATTTCCGCAAGCCGGGGCGCAACCCTGTTTCACTGTGCAGCCGGCAAGGACCGGACCGGCGTCGTGGCTGCCGTGCTCCTGAGCGCCATCGGCGCATCGGATGAGACCATAGTCGCGGACTACGTCCGGACCACCGACAATCTGGACGCCCTGCATGAGCGCCTGACCGTTGTCCTGGGTCCGCTCCTCGCCGCACTGCCGGGCAAGCGGCTCGCGCTTGGGGGCCGGGGTAGCGCCAGGATGGGCGCGCATGCAGAGACCATTATGGCCATGCTCACGACGTTGCGGCAACGGCACGGCAGCATTCTGGAACCCATGCATGCCGCCGGACTGGACCAATCAACCGTCCAAAGGCTACGATCGCGGCTGCTGATCGGGCAACCATGAGGGCCATAATCGGAGTACCCAGGTCACTGATTAGCGGAGACACAAACGCTGTTGATCAACATCGCCTCGGTGCTCTGGGCCATCGCGACGGTCGTCTTTGAGGACGGAACAGCGCTTGACTGATGGCAGACCGACGCACGGGGCAGCCTTTCGTTGAACCAACCTGTCACGGCTTCCGGGACTGTCCCCGGTTGCACTTCGGCATCCGACCGGTCAACGGTCACCGGACCGGGATGTCTTGGCCACCGAATCCGGGCAGCAGTCACCAGTCTCGATTTGGCGATGTTCTGGGCCATACAAGGGTCGCTCCGGCTCGGTGGCCGGACAGACTGGGATGAACACGAATATTGAATTCCCGCACCAAGCCGACAACAGATCCAGAATAAAGCGAGATTCATTCGGCACGGTGCAAAACTTTCCCTGGAACTGCAGAGTCAAATGCTGCGACCACCAGCC
Proteins encoded:
- a CDS encoding phosphotransferase family protein, which translates into the protein MKNSLQGHSERYSLEADLDSLQRECHSVLMTTNDLETSAPPAVEPQRLARWMNEQNLPGAGEVPHLSRLSGGSQNELYLVTQGDQRVVLRTPPAGSDAKRHDGLRREIALLRALKGTDVPHAELVAGCDDADVLGAPFYLMKEIDGWSPSGSEGWPASFNSDSNAKAPLAFGLVEGAALLSRVDWKARGLADFGRPDGFHDRQVDRWLAFLKKYQFRELPGLEETSEWLRRNRPRQWEPGIMHGDYQFANVMFSNHMPTSLAAVIDWEMTTIGDPLLDLGWALMSWGPEGDDMTASRYLNLDGMPARDDLLEHYERISGRSTEDIDYYVILARWKLAIVLEMSYARNASDGTVDPKFESFGAMILELMRKAAELSRTLTPRGN
- a CDS encoding TetR/AcrR family transcriptional regulator; amino-acid sequence: MRVNDAPFPVRAAVDRALAKQTQEATRDVESILDAALRVAQRCAPEAPRVADIVAEAGISNQAFYRYFAGKDELLNAVFERGIQRLHTYLVHQMEKESDPREQITAWIRGILTQVTDQTAAHQSAAVVRQINRGGQPDNGSGPLTALGGMLVDPIRQAGSREPELDAQVILEAVTGTLRRHLSALTAPDQAESAHIVAFCLRGLAV
- a CDS encoding SDR family NAD(P)-dependent oxidoreductase; translated protein: MSYVNELFDLTDKVVLVTGGSRGLGKKIVLAAARAGADVVIASRNLETCELVAKEVKETTGRQALAYGVHVGRWDELDGLVDAVFERFGKIDVLINNAGMSPLYGELSDVSERLFDSVVNLNFKGPFRLSALVGERMVKAGSGSIINVSSSGSIRSSKGIIPYAGAKAALNSMSEGLAQAFGPTVRVNTLMSGTMLTDVSKAWDMDVFNATIQKTTALQRAGQPHEIVGAALYLASDASSYTTGATIRVDGGLK
- a CDS encoding tyrosine-protein phosphatase; amino-acid sequence: MALTNLRDLGGLPVEGGITAHGVAWRSDDVSCVPGDEATVLHRNGLRTVIDLRSPREASFTGRGPLGTLSAVSYHHIPLTADVAVPRPGDSSAMSLASGAQAFGRWYAALVEERAAEIALVLNIISASRGATLFHCAAGKDRTGVVAAVLLSAIGASDETIVADYVRTTDNLDALHERLTVVLGPLLAALPGKRLALGGRGSARMGAHAETIMAMLTTLRQRHGSILEPMHAAGLDQSTVQRLRSRLLIGQP
- a CDS encoding acyl-CoA dehydrogenase family protein, which codes for MAWDFSVEPEFQELLDWTDTFIREKVWPVDLLWPHDVYRPMTDQQRAIVDPLKQAVRDQGLWACHLGPELGGKGYGQLKLGLLNEILGKSIWGPRIFGTQAPDTGNAEIIAHYGTPEQKAAYLQPLLDGEIVSCFSMTEPQGGADPGIFTTEAVRDGSDWVISGEKFFSSNARWASFFIVMAVTDPEAPVVNRMSMFLVPAETPGIEIVRNLAHLGEPEHDGSEALVRYANVRVPASALLGEKGNAFGVAQTRLGGGRIHHAMRTVGNAQLCLDMMAERALSRTTKGQTLADKQAVQAMLADSYIDIVQFRLMVMYTAWQIDTYNDYKRVRKDISAIKVQTPRVMEAVAKRAIQIHGALGVTYDLPLTRMFSSGLMLALADGPTEVHQMTVARQLLRSYKPAEGMWPSMHIPTRRAAAEAELLSPAAV